The following are from one region of the Plasmodium gaboni strain SY75 chromosome 12, whole genome shotgun sequence genome:
- a CDS encoding conserved protein, unknown function (transcript variant 1; alternatively spliced) produces the protein MAGQSEKKRLKKASSFIIYASAFFSIFSLVYIIFLYFFRYNLITKYIFSLHCLLFFCYYYCIKSIHYGLTNGMNYTYYTDVLILSFCINIGLFFSFKFFYIYIIIPLYAAYQIISFIFKYFLSSPFGSAQPSKRMEKMEKNKNKVVYKTVY, from the exons ATGGCAGGTCAATCTGAGAAGAAACGTTTAAAAAAGGCTAgttcatttattatttatgcCTCAGCATTTTTTAGCATTTTTTCC cttgtttatattatctttttatattttttcagatataatttaattacaaaatatattttttccttacactgtttattatttttttgttattattattgtataAAAAGTATACACTATGGATTAACGAATGGAATGAATTATAC GTATTACACTGATGTTTTAATTCTGTCCttttgtataaatataggactatttttttcatttaagtttttttacatatatataattatacCATTATATGCGGCTTATCAAATTATTAGTTTCATTTTCAAATACTTCTTGAGCTCACCA TTTGGATCTGCGCAACCATCCAAAAGAATGGAAAAAATGGAAAAGAATAAGAACAAGGTTGTATATAAAACAGTTTATTAA
- a CDS encoding conserved protein, unknown function (transcript variant 2; alternatively spliced) produces MAGQSEKKRLKKASSFIIYASAFFSIFSLVYIIFLYFFRYNLITKYIFSLHCLLFFCYYYCIKSIHYGLTNGMNYTCFNSVLLYKYRTIFFI; encoded by the exons ATGGCAGGTCAATCTGAGAAGAAACGTTTAAAAAAGGCTAgttcatttattatttatgcCTCAGCATTTTTTAGCATTTTTTCC cttgtttatattatctttttatattttttcagatataatttaattacaaaatatattttttccttacactgtttattatttttttgttattattattgtataAAAAGTATACACTATGGATTAACGAATGGAATGAATTATAC ATGTTTTAATTCTGTCCttttgtataaatataggactatttttttcatttaa